The following coding sequences are from one Humulus lupulus chromosome X, drHumLupu1.1, whole genome shotgun sequence window:
- the LOC133805654 gene encoding uncharacterized protein LOC133805654, protein MQDVLLGMPASTPILRSHIIEQPVVRSSGESPKGINPTLNQGRKLGVKIEPEDIAEEINFLQPSIVCYVVGANPPVSSLDGFVRRLWKENVDKVGVLSRDVFIIRFNNLDFRDRVLNGGYLFLGKKPLVMKPWNSVDDFTKEDITVVPTWIQLGGLDIKYWGEKSLFKIVGQVGWPIQVDNITKYRDRLYYPRILIEISMDQQFPTTISFLNEFDQEIDLQVEYEWIPIVCKSCSRIGHDAQVCRRKNQGKQVWVPKLLKSDPNLVQPVVDEEGFQRANKIVRVPIVSAPTTVMTNQYDILTEEQEEEGVSRLNTGEGGDPSAGHG, encoded by the coding sequence ATGCAAGATGTGTTGTTAGGTATGCCTGCTTCTACTCCGATTTTGAGATCTCATATAATTGAACAACCTGTTGTACGATCTAGTGGAGAATCTCCAAAAGGAATTAACCCTACTCTGAACCAGGGGAGGAAACTTGGTGTCAAGATTGAACCTGAGGATATCGCTGAGGAGATTAACTTTTTGCAGCCTTCTATTGTTTGCTATGTTGTGGGAGCTAATCCTCCGGTTAGTAGTTTGGATGGGTTTGTAAGGAGACTTTGGAAGGAAAATGTGGACAAAGTAGGAGTACTCTCACGAGATGTTTTCATCATTCGATTCAACAATTTGGACTTCCGTGATCGAGTTCTTAATGGTGGGTATTTGTTTCTTGGCAAGAAGCCACTGGTTATGAAGCCATGGAACTCGGTTGATGATTTTACAAAGGAGGATATTACTGTAGTTCCTACTTGGATTCAACTGGGAGGATTGGACATTAAGTATTGGGGTGAGAAATCTCTTTTCAAGATTGTGGGGCAAGTAGGGTGGCCAATACAAGTAGATAACATCACCAAATATAGGGATAGACTCTATTATCCTCGCATTCTTATTGAGATCAGTATGGATCAGCAATTTCCAACAACGATCAGTTTCTTGAATGAGTTTGACCAGGAAATTGATTTGCAAGTAGAGTATGAATGGATTCCAATTGTTTGTAAAAGTTGTTCTAGGATTGGGCATGATGCTCAAGTATGTAGAAGAAAGAATCAAGGAAAACAAGTATGGGTTCCCAAACTATTGAAGTCTGATCCGAATTTGGTGCAGCCAGTAGTAGATGAGGAAGGTTTTCAACGAGCAAATAAGATAGTAAGGGTGCCAATTGTTTCTGCACCAACAACGGTTATGACAAACCAGTATGATATACTGACAGAGGAACAAGAGGAAGAAGGAGTAAGCAGGTTGAATACTGGAGAGGGGGGAGATCCCTCTGCAGGACATGGATAA